TTGCCAAAGAAAGCGGCCGTAACCGGGTGGAAACCTGGTGTCAACAAATGGCGAAATCCGATATAGCTGCCGGTGAAGCAGAAGGCGGAAAAGCGGCAAAAGGCAGGGATGAAATGACCGGGCAGGAAGAGCCGGTAGAAAACATGGCAGAGCCTACTGCCGAACTGCTTCACTTACCTGAGCATGAGCATGAGCATGAGCATGAGCAGGCGTGCAGGCAGGAAAATGACGGTGGGCATCAGGATGAGAGCTTGGAGGTCAGCCAGGTTTTCGGTCTGCCCAGCCGTGCCGTGATGCTGGATCGTATTGGCCAGGCCATATACAGGGCTGAACGCAATCACAGGAAATTTGCTATTTTGGTTTTGGATCTGGAGAAGGTGCGGCAAATAAGCAATACCTTGGGACACAGCGTCAGTGAAAAATTAATCAGGGAAACGGGTAACAAAATCAGCCAGATATTTAGAAATACGGATTGTCTTTCTGTTTTTGATAAGGCTGAAAACTGTGTCAGCGTGTCGCAGATCAGCAGCTATGAATTAGCCCTGTTACTGGATGATTTGGTTCAGGACGAATTTTTGCCCCAGATGTTAAACAGAATATTCCAGTTGCTGGCAAGTCCGGTGAATATTGAGGGCACCGATTTGTACCTTGATACCTGTATCGGGGTGAGTTTATACCCGAATGACGGCCAGGAAGCCGATGAGCTGATTGCCAATGCCAGCAGCGCCATGTATGAAGCCAGGTTAAAATCCGGACGTAATAATTTCCAGTTTTATTCGCCGAAAATCAATCAAAGGGCGAACCGGCAGCTGCGAATGGAAAACGATCTGCATAAAGCCCTGGAACGGGATGAGTTTTTGGTTTATTACCAGCCCAAGGTAGATATCAGCAGCGGGCAGTTTTGCGGCATGGAGGCCCTGGTGCGCTGGTTACACCCGGAGGCGGGTATGATAGCTCCGGATCATTTTATTCCCCTGGCGGAAACCAATGGTATTATCGATGCTATTACCGAGAAAGTACTCGCCCAGGTATGCGGGCATTTGAACATGTGGCAAGAGGCCGGTTTGGCGTTGCTTCCCGTTGCCATTAACCTGTCCCCGGTGCAATTTAAAAATTCGCAGCTTGCTGCCAGGATCATTCAGCAGTTAAAACTGGCGGATATTTTGCCTAAATATATAGAGCTGGAAATTACCGAAAATGTTGTTGCCGACAATCTGGAGGCAACAAAAAATGTGATCCATGAACTCAGCGATGCCGGATTTAGTATTTCCCTCGATGATTTTGGCACCGGCTATTGTTCCTACAGCTATTTAAAGAATTTTCCCGTGGATAAAATTAAGATAGACAGGTCTATTATCGCGGATTTTACCGAGAATACCTTTGATGCCGCGATTGTCAATTCTATCATTACTTTGGCAGATCACCTGGGGTTAAAGATTGTCGCCGAAGGGGTCGAAACCGGCGAACAGCTGAAATTTTTACGCGATCTCAATTGTCATCAGGTACAGGGATACCTGATCAGTAAACCCGTACCTTATGAACAGGCCACGGAGTTTTTATCAAATCCGTCATTCATCAGCAAAAAAGTCCAAACCTGTCTGACTCAGGAAATTCAGGCATTGACCCGGGAGCAAGAGAACTTTCAGGTGGAGCTTACCGGAATTTTAAATAAAGCCCCTTACTGAGCCCGGCATAGCCTTATCTGTCAGCAAAACGTTTTAGGAAGTTATTTGACATTTCTCTGTACAGCTACTCGCGAAAGAGTGGGTTCATTTCTATACTGCCAGTAAGCTCTTCGGGGAAAAGTGTTTAATAATCAATATGCAAAACCTTATTAGTGCGGTTGTGGAACAGGTAGGTTCGATAGTGCTGGGCAAACCCCGGGAGATCCGCCTGGCCCTGGCCTGCCTGCTGGCCCAGGGGCACATTCTGATCGAGGATTTGCCCGGTATGGGCAAAACGACCCTGGCCCAGGTGTTGGCAAAAACCTTAGGTTTAAGCTACCAGAGAACTCAGTTCACCAGCGACCTGTTGCCGGCGGATGTCACAGGTATATCGATTTACCATAATGAAACCAAACAGTTTGAGCTCCATAAAGGACCTATTTTCAACCAAGTGGTTTTAGCCGATGAAATAAACCGCGCCAACCCGAAAACCCAGAGCGCACTGTTGGAAGCCATGGCCGAACACCAGGTTAGTATTGACGGTACCACCTATGAACTGCCTTCGCCGTTTTTTGTTATTGCCACGCAAAATCCCCTCAGCCATGCCGGTACTTACCCTTTGCCTGAATCCCAGCTGGATCGTTTTATGATGCGCATCTCCCTGGGCTTTCCCGATGTTGTGGCTGAAAAGCTGATTCTGTTAAGTGAAGACAGGGACCGGCAATTTATGCACTTGCGTCCTTGCCTTGAACCCGGGCAGCTGCTGGCGATACAAAAAAAGATCGACAAGCTGGCCGCCAGCGATGCCGTGCTCGACTATATCATTGCCTTATGCCATGTTAGCCGGGGACAGGATGAAAACTTCAGGCCCTTATCCCCCCGGGCAGGTAAGGCCCTGTTAAAGGCGGCCAAGGCCTGGGCATTTATGGAAAACCGTGATTTTGTCCATCCCGAAGATGTACAGGCGGTGTTCGCCGCTGTATGCCAGCACCGCCTGGAAATTGTTTCCGATGCTTTTTCCGGCCATAAAGAGGGGCTGGCATTACGGGTACTGGAGCAGGTCGACCCCACAGATCCTTTGGTCAACTTGTCTTAAACCTTATGTTTGGCGCCGGGACTCTGCTTAAGGTTAAATCCGCTGTTAAACGCCGCTTTTCCCTCTGGCTGCAGCAACGTTTGCCGGCGGAAAAATACCAGCTGCTACACCGGGGAAATATTTTTATCCTACCCAGCCGTTTCGGCTGCGCCTATTTATTACTGGTGTTGCTGATCTTTTTATTGGGCACTAATTATCAGAATAATGTCATTATTTTAATGAGCTACCTGATGGGGAGCCTTTTTATTACTGTGATGTTGCAAAGTTTTTTTAATCTCAGCGGACTGGCGCTTAGCTGTCACGGGCAATGCAGCGGTTATGCCGGCCAGGGGCTGAGCATGCCGGTGACCTTACTCAGTAAGATCCCCCGCTATGATGTAAGCTTGTCTTTTGCCGGGCAACAGCCGGTGCATATCGGCGTTGTCCGGGCGGAACAAATGTCCCTGAACCTGCCTTTTTTTTCAAAAGTACGGGGGGTGATAGATCCCGGGCGTATCACGGTTAAAAGTGAATACTCCTTGGGGCTTTTTGTTTGTTGGACCCGGCTGGATTTTGGCTGTTCCTGCATCGTTTACCCCCAGGCGAAATTGCCCGGCGGATCCTTATTGTATTTTTCAAAAAGCGGCGGCGATAAGGAAAATACCGGTAAAACCAGCACAGGGGCGGAAGATTTTTATGAATTGAAAGCCTATGTCCCGGGGGAGCCGTTTAACCGGGTTGCCTGGAAGCAGTTTGCCCGGGGGCAGGGTAAATATACCAAGCACTACCGGCAACAACAGGGGGACGTCCTTTGGCTGACGCTGGCGGACATGCCGGGGCCAGATACGGAAACCAAATTACAATATTTGTGTTGCCTGCTTTTACATTACCAGAATGAAAATTACCAATACGGGCTGGAGCTTGGGGGACAGGAATTTCAAGCCGGCAGTGGCGACTTTCATCTGAAAACCTGTTTGCGGGCGCTGGCGGCTTATCCGCAATCGCAAGCAAGGGAGCACTAGCCAAATGTACGCTGGTGATAAAGCAGCATTTGCCCTGAGCAGGGAGGTTGGTTGGCTGTTAATTTGCTGCCAGGCGGTTAATCTGCTTACCTTGTATCAGGAGCTGGCATCCTGGATGCTGGCAGTTTTGGCCCTGTGCCTGTGCTGGCAGATCTTAATGGTGCATTATCAAAAATCCCGTCCCCCCAAGACGGTGATGGCCATTTTTGCCCTGGGGGGCTGCCTGGTATTGGTTATCTTGGGATTTGAACTGGGATTATTACTGGCCATGTTGCACCTGCTGTGTTTTTCTTATGTGCTAAAAGCACTGGAAATCAACGGGCGGGGGGATTTTTACCTGGTGGTCCTGCTGGGTTTTTTCCTCCTGGTATCATCCCTGATTTTTCAGCAGGATCTGCAATTTACCTTAGTGATCCTGTTATGTTTGCTGCTGAATATCAGTTTGCTGCTCAGTTATTTTTCATCCGTCTCTCCCGGGCTTTCTACACTTAAGACCAGTGGGGTACTGGTTTTGCATAGCATGCCGTTAACCTTGGTCTTGTTCGTTATTTTTCCTCGGCTATCGCCGTTCTGGCAAGTGCCTATGGCCAAAACCTCCGCCACAGGATTATCTGAAAATGTTGCGCCGGGAGATATTGCCAGCCTGGCGCTGTCCGACAAACTGGCGTTTCGGGTGAATTTTGACCGTATCCGACCGGATTATAGCCAGCTTTACTGGCGCGCCCTGGTGCTGGAAAATTATGACGGCAGGCGCTGGCAAATGGCGCCTGAGTATAAGAGCAAGCTTAAGCAAATATTTATTGCTCCGCTGGCCGGCCAAACGCCCCCCGAAGGCAGAAAGCTGAGCTATCAGGTGATTGCCGAGGCCAGTTTTCGAAAATGGTTGTTTGCCCTGGATCTGGCGACATTGCCGACCGAGGACAATGATGTCCGCAAGCAGCTGATCCAGTTGCCTGATTATAGCCTGCGCAGCCGTAAGCCCCTCACCAAAGCCATAAGCTACCGGGTGGATACCTACCCGGATGCCCCGCTGGATCTGCAGCTCCCCGGCCACCTTATCCGGCGTAACCTGGATTATCCCGCTAATGCCAATCCCAAATTAGTCCGGGAAGTGGCAGGTTTAAGGCAAGCCCACCCCGACGATAGCGATCTGGTGCAGGCGGTACTGGAGCATTTTAACCGGCAACCGTTTCGCTATACCCTGCAGCCCCCGCTGTTAAATGAAAACAGCCTGGATCAGTTCTACTTTGAAACCCGGGCAGGGTTTTGTGTGCATTATGCCAGCACCTTTGCCTTTATGATGCGGGTTGCCGGTATTCCCGCCCGCCTGGTAACCGGATATCTGGGGGGAGAGCATAACCCGCAGGGGGAGTATTACAGCATCTATCAATATGATGCCCATGCCTGGGTGGAAATCTGGCAACCGGGCAAGGGCTGGCAAAGAATAGATCCTACCGCCGCGGTTAACCCGGAGCGGGTGGAAAACGGTTTATCGGCATTGCTGCTGCAAGAACAGTCCCGCCTTAGCGGCGATTTTTTTAGCCTGCAAAGGCTTAAGCAGTTTGCCTGGCTTAACGAATTGCGCCTGCAGCTTGACGCCATAGATTACCAGTGGACGCGCCTGGTGCTGGGTTATAGCGTTGCTAAGCAATACCGGCTGTTATCTTCCTGGTTTGGCCGGCAGGTGTCATGGAAAGTTGCCGGGCTGATCACCGGGGCGGTGATGCTGACCCTGGCGGTCTTGTGGTGGTTTTACCGGCGTTCCGCGACTGAAGATCCCCGGGATCCCGGATTAATTTTATACCGGCAGGCCCTGAAGTTGTTGTCGGAAAAAGGCTGGCAGAAACCTTTGTCTGAAACGGCTAAGGGCTTTGCCGGGCGGCTCGCCCGGCGCTGTCCCGAAGTGGCCGGTAGTTTTACCGAGCTGACGGAAGTTTTTGAACAACTGAGCTATCAGTCTTTGTCTGTTGCCGAGAAAAAAGCAGGGGTAGCCCGGATGCAAACCCTGCTTCACGAATGCAAACAGCGGCTTAAAACCTTGAAAAAAAACAGGGTCTAGCCCGTGTGTAGCGGGCGGTGGCGCTTTTACATTGGCTCAGAAGCCGGGAGAAATCGGCGAGATCCCTGTCGATGGCGGTGTCGGGAATAAAAAGGTGGTAGCCCAGGGCCTTATGCAAGGCGCAGCTATGGTGCAAAAAGCCGGCAACAGGACCTTTAATACTGGTGCCGTCGGCTAACTTATAGGGTAGAAAATTCATGGTGCCTTGCTCTAACGTCATTAAGTTATTGCGCAGGCAATACAGGGTTAACGGCCTTTGCTCGTGGATCAGGCGGTTTGCCATGCGCGGGGAAATATTGCCGGCGAGACAGTCAATACTTTTCAGCCGTATACCCAGGTAGGGAAGCTCCTGCATGTCGATGCCGCGGGTTTCCCTGACGGGATTGATCCTCAGGGTATCCTGCCATAACAGACGCCATTTGCCATGCCTGTGCCGATAGCATAAAGCGGCAGGGGTGATAAAAAAGCTGAATTTGGGTTCCATTAACTTCACCAGGCCGGTCAGGCAAGTCACCAGCGCGACTAAGTCAATGAAAATTAAGGTGAGTCTTGCCTGCTGCCAGAAAAATACCGAGCAGAGTAAAGCGAGCAGCAATAAAAGGCAGCCCAGGCAAAGTAAAAATAATCCGTGATTTTTTGCTTTGGCCTTGATAGTGATGCAGGGCAGACTGGCATTCATTTTCTTGTCATAAACTCGGGTTATATTGTTAACTATGACAAAATTTGTGCTTGTTTGAAAGTTGAATAAAGGCTAACTTTTATATTAATGACCCTGTCGGAGATATGAGATGTCGCATTATCATACGGAAAGCAAAACAACCTATGAAATGGCTAAAATTGTCGCGGCATTAAGTTATCTGACTATCATCGGCTGGATGCTGGCGATCATTCTCTACGGCTTTCACAAGTCCACCTTTGCCCGCTTTCATTTAAGGCAATCCCTGGGGTTGATTATCACGGCGGCGGTATTGTCTTTTATTCCCTTAATCGGCTGGCTGCTTAATATCGGCGTGGTCTTTTTGTGGTTTTTGGCCCTTTATTACGCCCTTGCCGGGCATAAGCGATCTGTGCCCTTATTGGGGGACTTTTACCAGAGACATCTGGATTTTATCTGCTGATAGCCCAATTGATGCCCGGCGGTTAAGCCCGCCTGGCCCGGTATTTCCTTATTTCGGCCATGCCTGGCTAATTAATCATCATTTTGATTTTCTTTGGGGTTTTTCTGCGGTTTTCACTAGTCTTGCCCGGGGCCATGTGATTAAATTTACCGATAAGAAAAAAGCCCGAAGACCAATACAAGCGTGATCTACCTTTATCCAGCCAACAAGATGGAAAATCTGTTGGTGCTGTTAGATAAAATTCAGCAGATATCTCCCCTGGCGGTATTCAGCCAGGAAATCATTGTTGTGCAAAATGCGGGAATGCAGCATTGGCTTAACCTGTCGCTGGCAAAACAGCGGGGCATCAGCATGAATATCCGCTATGCTTTGCCGGCGCAGTTTTTATGGAAGCTAATGCGCTCTGTCGCCAGTGATGAAGATGTACCGGACCAGTCCCCTTATTCCCGGGAAGTGCTGACCTGGCGCCTGTGTGCCTTGCTGGCCAGCGATGCTGTGGTCAATAACCCTGAGTTTGCCCAGCCCAGCCGCTATTGGCAACAGGAAACTTCCGCGGAAAGGGCGGCCCTGAAGCGCTACCAGCTTGCCACTCAACTGGCCGATCTATACGAACAGTATCTTATCTTCAGGCCAAACTGGCTCGATGCCTGGCAGCGCCGGGAAAGCATTTTCCAGGATGAAAGCGGGGGAACATATGCCTGCGGCCTTGATGAAATCGAAAAGTGGCAGGGACTCTTGTGGCAGCTATTGATTAAAGAATTGCCCTATAACCCGGTAAGCCTGATGCAGGATGCCATTGCCGGTCTTAGCGATAACAAGGCCAGGTTGCCCAAGCGTATTGTGTTTTTCGGCATCAATGCTATGGCCCCCATGTGGCTGGATTTTATCAATGCCCTGAGCGAACATATCGAGATACACTTCTTTCATTTAAACCCCTGTTTTTCCTATTGGGGGGATATAGTTTCTGAAAAGCAGGCGATGAAGGCGATCAGCAGCTGGGTGGACGGTTACGACGATATCCGCTCCGCCGTCGGCAATCCTTTGCTGGCAAGCCTTGGCCAGCAGGGACGGGAATTTATGGCGCTGTTGCATAATTATTCCCTGGTGAATATCGATGTTTTTGAACATGCCGGTTCGCAATCGTCAGGGCCTGGGCTGCAGGAGCCCCAGACAGATCCCGCAAGCCTTTCTGTGCTGGCGCAGCTGCAAAATGATATTTTAACCCTGGAGGATGCGCGCCAGACCCCCGGGAAACAGCGGGACGATTCCGTGGTCATCACCAGCTGCCATAGCGCCCTCAGGGAAGTGCAGGGCCTGCACGACTGGTTATTGCATCAATTTAATGCCGACAGCGAGTTAACGCCGAAAGATATTTTGGTGATGTGCCCGCAAATTGAAAGTTATGCCCCCTATGTCAATGCCGTTTTTACCCGGGGCTGGCAGGATATTGATGATAAAATCCCGCCTTTGCCTTGCTCCATCGCCGACAGGAGCAGTAAAGATGCCGAGCCGCTGATCGCCGCTTTTATTGACCTGCTTCATTTACCCGACAGCCGCTTCCAAGTGTCCGGTTTGATCGCCCTGTTAAGGTTACCTGCGATGCAGCAGAAGTTTTCCCTGAGCTTTGAAGACATAGATAAAATTAGCCTCTGGATTGAACAGGCGGCTATTCACTGGGGGCTGGACGGACAGCATAAAGCCGGCGTTTTAGGGCTTGAACAGGGCAACAGCAGTTTTACCTGGCAGCAGGGACTCAGCCGGTTGATGACGGGGTTTGCCTACGGCGACAGCGAAGTGATCCATCAGGAGGCGTTATTATTGCCTGTGGTGGAAGGGGACGACGGCGCTTTATTAGGCCAGCTGATGTTGATTATCGAACAGCTGCAAATTTTTTCCCGCCAGTTGAACACGGCAAGAAGCGCCGGTGAGTGGCAGATTTTTTTACAGCAAATGCTCGATGAGCTTTTCGTGAGTACGGGCGACCACAACTTTGAGCTGATTTATCATGCCATTGAATCCCTGGTGGAATATTGCACCCATGCCGTTTATCACCAGCATATTGCCTTAAGCGTGGTGCGGGATTTTCTTAACAGCCATTTCAGCATGCCGGACCCCGGCCGTCAGTTTATGGTGGGCCAGGTAACGTTTTGCTCTATGATCCCCATGCGCAGCATTCCGTTTAAAATCATTGCCGTGTTAGGGCTTAACGACGGGGAGTTTCCCCGCCAGCGCCAGCCGTTGGGATTTGACTTGCTGGCGATGACGCCGGCAAAACTCGGCGACAGATCGCGCCGCGGCGATGACAGATATTTATTCCTTGAAGCCATTATTTCTGCGCGCCAGGCCCTTTACCTGAGTTACCAGGGACGCAACATTAAAACCAATGCCCCCAGGGAGGCCTCCCTGGTGTTAAAAGAGCTGATGGAATATCTGGAGCTGGGTTACGGCTGGCAAAGCAGCGATATCCGGCAATTGCCGATGCAGCCCTTTAGTCCGGCCAATTATCAGGGGGAGTTTCCCGGGTTTGACGAAAAATGGCTGGCCTTGGGCACACGCGCCGCTTTTGAAGAAGAGAGCGATGAACATTTGCTTATTCCGCAAGAAAGCCCAGCAGGCGGTGAGCAGGAGCCGGCAGAAAAGCCGATGCAAATAAATGCTGCCGAGTTGATTGCTTTTTTCCAGCATCCAGTAAGGCAATTCGCCCGGCGCCAGCTGAACCTTTATTTTGAGCTGGTGAGCATAGAGCTTGAAGATGCCGAACCTTTTACAGCCGATCGGCTGCAAAGCTATCAGCTCAGGGAGCAGTTGCTTGACTGTTACCTGGCGGCCGGGCAAGCACCCGGTGATACGGCAGAAGAGGAGACAGAGCAGCAGCTTGAGCATGTGCTGGCAACTGCGCGCCTGGGAGGCAAGTTTCCCGATTTGCCCACCACAGGGGAGCTGTTTGATAAATGGCGGGACGACAGCGAGCAATTTTCCCGGGTGATCATTGAGCAGGGGGGGGCCAACCCCGGGCTGATCTATTGCCAGCTGACATTGCCTCTGGCAAGCGGCAGCAGCATAAGTTTAAGCGCCCAATTGCCGGTGCAGGGGC
This genomic window from Thalassomonas viridans contains:
- a CDS encoding transglutaminase TgpA family protein: MYAGDKAAFALSREVGWLLICCQAVNLLTLYQELASWMLAVLALCLCWQILMVHYQKSRPPKTVMAIFALGGCLVLVILGFELGLLLAMLHLLCFSYVLKALEINGRGDFYLVVLLGFFLLVSSLIFQQDLQFTLVILLCLLLNISLLLSYFSSVSPGLSTLKTSGVLVLHSMPLTLVLFVIFPRLSPFWQVPMAKTSATGLSENVAPGDIASLALSDKLAFRVNFDRIRPDYSQLYWRALVLENYDGRRWQMAPEYKSKLKQIFIAPLAGQTPPEGRKLSYQVIAEASFRKWLFALDLATLPTEDNDVRKQLIQLPDYSLRSRKPLTKAISYRVDTYPDAPLDLQLPGHLIRRNLDYPANANPKLVREVAGLRQAHPDDSDLVQAVLEHFNRQPFRYTLQPPLLNENSLDQFYFETRAGFCVHYASTFAFMMRVAGIPARLVTGYLGGEHNPQGEYYSIYQYDAHAWVEIWQPGKGWQRIDPTAAVNPERVENGLSALLLQEQSRLSGDFFSLQRLKQFAWLNELRLQLDAIDYQWTRLVLGYSVAKQYRLLSSWFGRQVSWKVAGLITGAVMLTLAVLWWFYRRSATEDPRDPGLILYRQALKLLSEKGWQKPLSETAKGFAGRLARRCPEVAGSFTELTEVFEQLSYQSLSVAEKKAGVARMQTLLHECKQRLKTLKKNRV
- a CDS encoding DUF58 domain-containing protein translates to MFGAGTLLKVKSAVKRRFSLWLQQRLPAEKYQLLHRGNIFILPSRFGCAYLLLVLLIFLLGTNYQNNVIILMSYLMGSLFITVMLQSFFNLSGLALSCHGQCSGYAGQGLSMPVTLLSKIPRYDVSLSFAGQQPVHIGVVRAEQMSLNLPFFSKVRGVIDPGRITVKSEYSLGLFVCWTRLDFGCSCIVYPQAKLPGGSLLYFSKSGGDKENTGKTSTGAEDFYELKAYVPGEPFNRVAWKQFARGQGKYTKHYRQQQGDVLWLTLADMPGPDTETKLQYLCCLLLHYQNENYQYGLELGGQEFQAGSGDFHLKTCLRALAAYPQSQAREH
- the recC gene encoding exodeoxyribonuclease V subunit gamma; the protein is MIYLYPANKMENLLVLLDKIQQISPLAVFSQEIIVVQNAGMQHWLNLSLAKQRGISMNIRYALPAQFLWKLMRSVASDEDVPDQSPYSREVLTWRLCALLASDAVVNNPEFAQPSRYWQQETSAERAALKRYQLATQLADLYEQYLIFRPNWLDAWQRRESIFQDESGGTYACGLDEIEKWQGLLWQLLIKELPYNPVSLMQDAIAGLSDNKARLPKRIVFFGINAMAPMWLDFINALSEHIEIHFFHLNPCFSYWGDIVSEKQAMKAISSWVDGYDDIRSAVGNPLLASLGQQGREFMALLHNYSLVNIDVFEHAGSQSSGPGLQEPQTDPASLSVLAQLQNDILTLEDARQTPGKQRDDSVVITSCHSALREVQGLHDWLLHQFNADSELTPKDILVMCPQIESYAPYVNAVFTRGWQDIDDKIPPLPCSIADRSSKDAEPLIAAFIDLLHLPDSRFQVSGLIALLRLPAMQQKFSLSFEDIDKISLWIEQAAIHWGLDGQHKAGVLGLEQGNSSFTWQQGLSRLMTGFAYGDSEVIHQEALLLPVVEGDDGALLGQLMLIIEQLQIFSRQLNTARSAGEWQIFLQQMLDELFVSTGDHNFELIYHAIESLVEYCTHAVYHQHIALSVVRDFLNSHFSMPDPGRQFMVGQVTFCSMIPMRSIPFKIIAVLGLNDGEFPRQRQPLGFDLLAMTPAKLGDRSRRGDDRYLFLEAIISARQALYLSYQGRNIKTNAPREASLVLKELMEYLELGYGWQSSDIRQLPMQPFSPANYQGEFPGFDEKWLALGTRAAFEEESDEHLLIPQESPAGGEQEPAEKPMQINAAELIAFFQHPVRQFARRQLNLYFELVSIELEDAEPFTADRLQSYQLREQLLDCYLAAGQAPGDTAEEETEQQLEHVLATARLGGKFPDLPTTGELFDKWRDDSEQFSRVIIEQGGANPGLIYCQLTLPLASGSSISLSAQLPVQGQQLVFYRSSSAKAKDYFTLYLHQLMLQVWQRQVADGKILPADEEQQSLAHVSHSSGFYFDTKSQKVSQYRLKEIPEPEKQLEQLLTAFISGQYQALLLNGELAEVYFKNTERGKAFGQQEFEKYWHDANAVRPLSADPYMYYFWPACPELNEHLPMIETIYRPLYQALEKVKL
- a CDS encoding DUF4870 domain-containing protein, with amino-acid sequence MSHYHTESKTTYEMAKIVAALSYLTIIGWMLAIILYGFHKSTFARFHLRQSLGLIITAAVLSFIPLIGWLLNIGVVFLWFLALYYALAGHKRSVPLLGDFYQRHLDFIC
- a CDS encoding DUF2982 domain-containing protein produces the protein MNASLPCITIKAKAKNHGLFLLCLGCLLLLLALLCSVFFWQQARLTLIFIDLVALVTCLTGLVKLMEPKFSFFITPAALCYRHRHGKWRLLWQDTLRINPVRETRGIDMQELPYLGIRLKSIDCLAGNISPRMANRLIHEQRPLTLYCLRNNLMTLEQGTMNFLPYKLADGTSIKGPVAGFLHHSCALHKALGYHLFIPDTAIDRDLADFSRLLSQCKSATARYTRARPCFFSRF
- a CDS encoding EAL domain-containing protein; protein product: MKNLLSSPLVRISAGLVMLTCSILLVFEFLGLVPSQKAPELKFRKMLVESLAVQLNSDITANREDNVHNTLKAVVSRNAGVKSAGVRLTSKQMFAQFGDHQQAWLLKPADKSTASQVQVPVFKEGKRWGTIEVIFDELPTLESPFFMLVLFVALSGFVCYLLFLKKTMLELDPGSVIPDRVRNALNTLSDGLLILDSKEQIIFSNEPFLKKSALSSESLMGKKASELDWLFEEAQEVLPWSAILQGGPAVNGVALRLTARSGNQVAFKVNVSPIGRSEKITRGALVTFNDITELEIKNTELGQLLDKLKLSQKEITAQNKELKYLATRDPLTGCLNRRSFFEGLRVLIEEEKNQNNSLSCIMSDIDHFKSVNDTYGHAVGDKVIKTVAKILKQVSRTNDLVGRYGGEEFCMVLPATKAEEAVRVADRIRQAIMASDISLPEGKFNVTSSFGVACWSSQLGNAEAFVSRADEALYVAKESGRNRVETWCQQMAKSDIAAGEAEGGKAAKGRDEMTGQEEPVENMAEPTAELLHLPEHEHEHEHEQACRQENDGGHQDESLEVSQVFGLPSRAVMLDRIGQAIYRAERNHRKFAILVLDLEKVRQISNTLGHSVSEKLIRETGNKISQIFRNTDCLSVFDKAENCVSVSQISSYELALLLDDLVQDEFLPQMLNRIFQLLASPVNIEGTDLYLDTCIGVSLYPNDGQEADELIANASSAMYEARLKSGRNNFQFYSPKINQRANRQLRMENDLHKALERDEFLVYYQPKVDISSGQFCGMEALVRWLHPEAGMIAPDHFIPLAETNGIIDAITEKVLAQVCGHLNMWQEAGLALLPVAINLSPVQFKNSQLAARIIQQLKLADILPKYIELEITENVVADNLEATKNVIHELSDAGFSISLDDFGTGYCSYSYLKNFPVDKIKIDRSIIADFTENTFDAAIVNSIITLADHLGLKIVAEGVETGEQLKFLRDLNCHQVQGYLISKPVPYEQATEFLSNPSFISKKVQTCLTQEIQALTREQENFQVELTGILNKAPY
- a CDS encoding AAA family ATPase, producing MQNLISAVVEQVGSIVLGKPREIRLALACLLAQGHILIEDLPGMGKTTLAQVLAKTLGLSYQRTQFTSDLLPADVTGISIYHNETKQFELHKGPIFNQVVLADEINRANPKTQSALLEAMAEHQVSIDGTTYELPSPFFVIATQNPLSHAGTYPLPESQLDRFMMRISLGFPDVVAEKLILLSEDRDRQFMHLRPCLEPGQLLAIQKKIDKLAASDAVLDYIIALCHVSRGQDENFRPLSPRAGKALLKAAKAWAFMENRDFVHPEDVQAVFAAVCQHRLEIVSDAFSGHKEGLALRVLEQVDPTDPLVNLS